The following proteins come from a genomic window of Nocardioides albertanoniae:
- a CDS encoding carbohydrate ABC transporter permease — protein MTLTAPAPAAAENRRRAPRPVQRMRDSYRRYWYAYAMVAPVVLVLGLLVGYPLARGFYLTLTDANSLNSARTIGVNTIDATYKFIGLDNYAEILWGPSAYDRFWSHFVWTIVWTATCVVLHYVIGLVLAMLLNQRMRGRVAYRLLLILPWAVPTFVTVFAWRIMLADAGVINSMLGSIGLMEPSWLEDPTWQRTAAIMVNTWCGVPFMMISLLGGLQSIDENLYEAAEIDGASAWQRFRHVTLPGLSSVSSTVVLLGVIWTFNQFAIIFLLFGNTAPDAQILVTWAYRLGFGQQPRDFAMSAAYGVLLLAILIVFTSFYYRWLKRNDQLA, from the coding sequence ATGACTCTCACCGCACCAGCGCCCGCCGCCGCCGAGAACCGGCGGCGGGCGCCCCGCCCCGTCCAGCGCATGCGCGACTCCTACCGGCGCTACTGGTACGCCTACGCGATGGTCGCCCCCGTGGTGCTCGTCCTGGGCCTGCTGGTCGGCTACCCGCTCGCGCGCGGCTTCTACCTGACCCTGACCGACGCCAACAGCCTCAACTCGGCGCGCACGATCGGCGTCAACACGATCGACGCGACCTACAAGTTCATCGGTCTCGACAACTACGCCGAGATCCTGTGGGGCCCGTCGGCCTACGACCGGTTCTGGTCCCACTTCGTCTGGACGATCGTGTGGACCGCGACCTGTGTCGTCCTGCACTACGTGATCGGTCTCGTCCTCGCGATGCTGCTCAACCAGCGGATGCGCGGGCGGGTGGCGTACCGGCTGCTGCTGATCCTGCCGTGGGCGGTGCCGACGTTCGTGACCGTCTTCGCCTGGCGGATCATGCTGGCCGACGCCGGCGTCATCAACTCGATGCTCGGCTCGATCGGGCTGATGGAGCCGAGCTGGCTCGAGGACCCGACCTGGCAGCGTACGGCTGCGATCATGGTCAACACCTGGTGCGGGGTCCCGTTCATGATGATCTCGCTGCTCGGCGGTCTGCAGTCGATCGACGAGAACCTCTACGAGGCTGCCGAGATCGACGGGGCCAGCGCCTGGCAGCGGTTCCGGCACGTCACTCTGCCGGGGTTGTCCTCGGTGAGCTCGACGGTCGTCCTGCTCGGCGTGATCTGGACCTTCAACCAGTTCGCGATCATCTTCCTGCTCTTCGGCAACACCGCTCCGGACGCGCAGATCCTGGTCACCTGGGCCTACCGCCTCGGGTTCGGCCAGCAGCCGCGCGACTTCGCGATGTCGGCGGCCTACGGCGTGCTCCTGCTCGCGATCCTGATCGTCTTCACGT
- a CDS encoding extracellular solute-binding protein, with protein MRRGIVATAVAASLALAATACGGSSDSSDGPVTITWWDTSNATNEAPTYEALVKDFEKANPDIKVKYVNVPFDQAQNKFDTAAGASGAPDVLRAEVGWTPAFAQKGYLAPLDDTAALEEKDSFQPNLIKQAEFEGKTYGVPFVTDTLALVYNKALFKKAGIAAAPKTWTDLEKAAATIKSKTGVDGYWGSTAGYYAQPFLYGEGTDLVDTEGKKITITSPEAKKGLTTWQGLFDGPGLHKADTTADAYAHIQDAFVNGKVAAIIQGPWEITNFYKGSAFKDKANLGVATVPTGSSGKSGAPTGGHNLSIYAGSDEAHQEASAEFVKFMTSAKSQEQIALKNSTLPTRDDAYTDAVKADPGIAGFQTVLPAAQPRPELPEYSSLWAPMDQELPKIASGAEPLDKGLATVERSFADLLPSFSK; from the coding sequence ATGCGACGTGGCATCGTGGCCACCGCGGTGGCGGCATCGCTCGCCCTCGCGGCAACGGCATGTGGCGGCAGCAGCGACAGCAGCGACGGTCCGGTCACCATCACCTGGTGGGACACGTCCAACGCGACCAACGAGGCCCCGACGTACGAGGCACTGGTCAAGGACTTCGAGAAGGCCAACCCGGACATCAAGGTCAAGTACGTCAACGTGCCCTTCGACCAGGCACAGAACAAGTTCGACACCGCGGCCGGTGCCAGCGGCGCCCCCGACGTGCTGCGCGCCGAGGTCGGTTGGACCCCCGCCTTCGCCCAGAAGGGCTATCTCGCCCCGCTCGACGACACCGCAGCGCTCGAGGAGAAGGACTCCTTCCAGCCCAACCTGATCAAGCAGGCCGAGTTCGAGGGCAAGACCTACGGTGTCCCGTTCGTGACCGACACGCTCGCACTGGTCTACAACAAAGCGCTCTTCAAGAAGGCCGGCATCGCCGCGGCACCCAAGACCTGGACCGACCTCGAGAAGGCCGCGGCCACGATCAAGTCGAAGACCGGCGTGGACGGTTACTGGGGCTCGACCGCCGGCTACTACGCCCAGCCGTTCCTCTACGGCGAGGGCACCGACCTCGTCGACACCGAGGGCAAGAAGATCACCATCACCTCACCCGAGGCCAAGAAGGGGCTCACCACCTGGCAGGGGCTCTTCGACGGCCCGGGTCTGCACAAGGCGGACACCACCGCCGACGCGTACGCCCACATCCAGGACGCCTTCGTCAACGGCAAGGTCGCTGCGATCATCCAGGGCCCCTGGGAGATCACGAACTTCTACAAGGGGTCGGCGTTCAAGGACAAGGCCAACCTCGGCGTCGCGACGGTCCCCACCGGCTCGTCCGGCAAGTCGGGCGCCCCGACCGGCGGCCACAACCTCTCGATCTACGCCGGCTCGGACGAGGCGCACCAGGAGGCCTCCGCGGAGTTCGTGAAGTTCATGACCTCGGCGAAGAGCCAGGAGCAGATCGCGCTGAAGAACTCGACCCTCCCGACCCGCGACGACGCCTACACCGACGCCGTGAAGGCCGACCCGGGCATCGCCGGCTTCCAGACCGTGCTGCCCGCCGCCCAGCCGCGCCCCGAGCTTCCCGAGTACAGCTCGCTGTGGGCACCGATGGACCAGGAGCTGCCGAAGATCGCCTCCGGCGCCGAGCCCCTGGACAAGGGGCTGGCCACGGTGGAGAGGTCGTTCGCCGACCTCCTGCCCTCGTTCTCCAAGTGA